The proteins below come from a single Nostoc sp. KVJ3 genomic window:
- a CDS encoding DUF2252 domain-containing protein, translating into MTNNIIERIYRFNEGRNPKLLELKYKAMRCDVFTFYRGTCHLFYEDIPKDLPLNIAPPVWICGDLHLENFGSYKGDNRLVYFDMNDFDEACLAPCTWDVVRFITSIIVGSQTLKVNESEALHLSNSFLESYGNALAKGSARSVEKETALGLVKDLLRSLKTRLRQDFLDKHTKEKKGKRHLIIDNKHIMAATETEQQRIRKLISAWQKSTQKDANFYQVLDVQQRIAGTGSLGLERYAVLVEGKGSPDGNYLLDLKLTETCSLQPYLTVTQPDWSSESARVVAIQERVQGTPPALLGMIVDGNKSYVLRELQPEEDRVNLQTWDGKLERLKKLMQTMGEVTAWDQLRSGGRQGSAIADDLIKFAHLSDWRNQIIEYAISYSQQVELDYQEFCQKS; encoded by the coding sequence ATGACAAACAATATAATTGAGAGAATCTATCGCTTCAACGAAGGAAGAAACCCAAAACTACTTGAATTAAAATACAAGGCAATGCGTTGTGATGTTTTTACCTTCTATCGCGGTACGTGTCATTTATTTTACGAAGACATCCCTAAAGATTTACCATTGAATATAGCTCCACCAGTGTGGATTTGTGGTGACTTGCACCTGGAAAACTTTGGTAGTTATAAAGGTGATAACCGATTAGTTTACTTTGACATGAATGATTTTGATGAAGCATGTCTTGCCCCTTGCACCTGGGATGTGGTGAGGTTTATTACGAGTATTATAGTTGGCTCTCAGACGCTGAAGGTGAATGAATCAGAAGCATTACATTTAAGTAATTCCTTTCTTGAAAGTTACGGCAATGCTTTAGCTAAAGGTAGCGCTAGAAGCGTGGAAAAAGAAACCGCTTTGGGCTTAGTTAAAGATTTATTAAGAAGTTTAAAAACCCGCCTTCGTCAAGATTTTTTAGATAAGCACACAAAGGAAAAGAAAGGTAAGCGCCACTTAATTATTGATAATAAACATATTATGGCAGCCACGGAGACAGAACAGCAAAGGATTAGAAAACTTATCTCAGCTTGGCAAAAATCTACACAAAAAGATGCAAATTTTTATCAAGTGTTAGATGTGCAACAGCGAATAGCTGGCACAGGTAGTTTAGGGTTAGAACGTTATGCAGTTTTGGTAGAAGGGAAAGGTTCTCCTGATGGCAATTATCTATTAGATTTGAAGTTAACAGAAACTTGCTCATTACAACCTTATTTAACAGTAACTCAGCCGGATTGGTCGAGTGAATCTGCACGAGTAGTAGCTATCCAAGAACGGGTACAAGGAACGCCACCTGCTCTTTTGGGGATGATAGTTGACGGCAATAAATCTTATGTTTTACGAGAGTTGCAGCCAGAAGAAGATCGGGTGAATTTACAGACGTGGGATGGGAAGCTGGAACGCTTAAAGAAGTTGATGCAGACAATGGGTGAAGTCACAGCTTGGGATCAATTACGCAGTGGTGGTAGGCAAGGTTCTGCGATCGCAGATGATTTAATCAAGTTTGCTCACTTATCTGATTGGCGTAATCAAATTATTGAGTATGCAATCAGCTACTCTCAGCAAGTAGAACTAGATTACCAAGAATTCTGTCAAAAATCTTAA
- a CDS encoding serine/threonine protein kinase: protein MLAGTILQDGKYTLIQEIGRGGFGITFKATHHYLDREVVMKTINERLRQHPDFTKFERQFQDEARRLATCIHPNIVRVSDFFVEDGLPYMVMEYIRGETLGDAFVLPAITLPETTAIHYIRQIGAALQVVHNNGLLHRDVKPDNIILRQGTQEVILIDFGIAREFNGNVRQTHTGLVSEGYSPIEQYLTQAPRTPATDVYGLAATLYALLTAQVPMPALLRDREQMPSPRELQPHLSAAVNQAVMRGMAVESRFRPATVAEWLQLLPGNEANMTPQALATYAVPTVNLSAQQAATVLGKTAQNRLYQSSPLAQPNPEIAKENLLAKKTAGSSQILIGVGVALIAATAGFGITSILPKSQPQPTTKPLFEQPTQQPAAKAPSLENGAEINTRTESAPVYNSKQRRRNRRSSPQETPSNLTGESQRGDSEQSAPSPSVSPTPSLVEKLRAIRSSRRASPAPLPQNHLPASNHNSASPQPVIPSNSVVTPAAPAQSKHSDPSAVVVPTLEKQNSPIDNQPQSDRKLPEKLQDDNN from the coding sequence ATGTTAGCAGGCACAATTTTGCAAGATGGAAAATATACCCTAATTCAAGAAATAGGGCGGGGTGGCTTTGGCATTACGTTTAAAGCTACCCATCACTACTTGGATCGGGAGGTGGTGATGAAAACCATCAATGAACGGCTGCGACAACATCCTGATTTTACGAAATTTGAGCGCCAATTCCAAGATGAAGCCAGACGGTTAGCTACGTGTATTCACCCCAATATAGTCCGAGTTAGTGACTTTTTTGTGGAAGATGGATTGCCTTACATGGTGATGGAATACATTCGTGGCGAAACCTTGGGAGACGCATTTGTATTACCAGCGATAACTTTGCCTGAGACTACAGCAATTCATTATATCCGGCAAATTGGAGCAGCTTTACAGGTAGTACACAACAATGGTTTGCTGCACCGCGATGTCAAACCAGATAATATTATTCTTCGTCAAGGAACACAGGAAGTAATACTAATTGATTTTGGCATTGCCAGGGAATTTAATGGCAATGTGAGGCAGACTCACACGGGTCTTGTTTCTGAAGGTTATTCTCCAATTGAACAGTACTTGACGCAAGCGCCACGCACACCCGCCACAGATGTTTATGGTTTAGCCGCAACCTTGTATGCGCTGTTGACAGCACAAGTTCCGATGCCAGCATTATTGCGCGATCGCGAACAAATGCCTTCCCCCCGCGAATTGCAACCACACTTAAGTGCTGCTGTCAACCAGGCAGTCATGCGCGGTATGGCTGTCGAATCTCGTTTTCGACCAGCGACAGTTGCCGAATGGTTACAACTGTTACCCGGAAATGAGGCAAATATGACACCCCAAGCCTTAGCAACTTATGCAGTGCCAACTGTCAATTTATCTGCTCAACAAGCTGCAACTGTGCTGGGGAAAACTGCCCAAAATCGTCTTTATCAATCATCTCCCTTGGCGCAGCCTAACCCAGAAATTGCTAAAGAAAATCTCTTGGCAAAAAAAACGGCGGGATCGTCTCAAATCCTCATTGGTGTGGGTGTAGCCTTGATTGCTGCTACCGCAGGTTTTGGTATCACTAGCATTTTACCCAAATCTCAGCCGCAGCCAACCACAAAACCGCTTTTTGAACAGCCGACTCAACAACCAGCCGCAAAAGCACCTAGCTTGGAGAATGGTGCAGAGATTAACACCAGAACCGAATCAGCACCTGTTTATAATTCCAAGCAACGACGGCGTAATCGTCGTTCTTCTCCACAAGAAACTCCTAGCAACCTTACAGGAGAATCACAACGCGGCGATTCGGAGCAATCTGCACCTTCACCTAGCGTTTCCCCCACACCCTCGCTAGTCGAAAAACTCCGGGCAATCCGTTCATCTCGTCGTGCTTCTCCCGCACCATTGCCACAAAATCACTTACCTGCTTCTAATCATAATTCTGCTTCTCCTCAGCCAGTTATTCCCTCAAATTCTGTAGTTACACCAGCAGCACCAGCACAATCTAAACATTCCGATCCTTCTGCTGTAGTAGTACCAACACTAGAAAAGCAAAATTCACCGATTGATAATCAACCCCAGAGCGATCGCAAATTACCGGAAAAGCTACAAGATGACAATAATTAG
- a CDS encoding serine hydrolase: protein MISTFLLTSPSLAASIKSQRFDSNRNHLESTKDWKYLLADFPSGVMIQKSLIPKLNQPDIFTNVNNPALFGGIIPLGKEMPELKSQVRALMAHYSFLKSGMFFLDIETGNYLNIDGEKVFPAASTIKYPILIALFEQVDAGKIKLDEKLVMRRDLVASGSGDLQYKRAGIKLSVMETVNKMITISDNTASNMIIDRIGGKAKLNQRFHAWGLKNTVIRNMLGDFKGTNTTSPADLVRLSALVDQHKLISEGSQFQVLDILRHCHNNKLLAAGVGKGGTIAHKTGDIGFLVGDAGIISFPNGKHYLAGIFVIRPHDDERGREFVRQVSRLVYQYLDQPQLSQKY from the coding sequence ATTATTAGTACTTTTTTACTAACGTCGCCTAGTTTAGCAGCTAGCATAAAATCTCAAAGATTTGATTCTAATCGTAATCATTTAGAGTCAACAAAGGATTGGAAGTATTTATTAGCTGACTTTCCCAGTGGAGTCATGATACAGAAAAGTTTGATTCCTAAACTCAATCAACCAGATATCTTTACGAATGTAAATAATCCTGCTTTATTTGGTGGAATTATCCCATTAGGCAAAGAGATGCCAGAGCTAAAGTCTCAAGTGAGAGCATTAATGGCTCATTATAGTTTTCTGAAATCGGGAATGTTTTTCTTAGATATAGAAACAGGTAACTATTTGAATATTGATGGCGAAAAGGTATTTCCGGCAGCTAGTACTATTAAATATCCGATTTTGATTGCTTTATTTGAACAAGTAGATGCTGGGAAAATCAAACTTGATGAAAAGCTAGTAATGCGACGTGACTTAGTAGCAAGTGGTTCCGGTGACTTGCAGTATAAACGAGCAGGAATTAAGCTGAGTGTAATGGAAACTGTTAACAAAATGATTACAATCAGTGATAATACTGCTAGTAACATGATTATTGATCGTATAGGCGGAAAAGCAAAACTCAATCAGCGTTTCCACGCTTGGGGACTAAAAAACACAGTAATTCGCAATATGTTAGGAGACTTTAAAGGTACTAATACCACTAGTCCAGCAGATTTAGTCCGGTTGTCAGCCTTGGTCGATCAACATAAGTTGATTTCAGAAGGTAGTCAGTTCCAAGTTTTAGATATCCTGCGTCATTGTCATAATAATAAGTTACTGGCTGCTGGTGTGGGTAAAGGTGGAACTATTGCTCATAAAACTGGAGATATTGGATTTTTGGTTGGGGATGCAGGAATTATTAGTTTTCCAAATGGTAAGCATTACTTGGCAGGAATATTTGTGATTAGACCTCATGACGATGAGCGAGGAAGAGAGTTTGTCCGTCAAGTTTCTCGCTTAGTTTATCAGTATTTAGATCAACCACAATTATCGCAGAAGTATTAA
- a CDS encoding TldD/PmbA family protein: MGSENLSQDTLAEQLLELAIKSGAEAAEVYQSRSLSRPVFFEANRLKQLETNQSEGTALRLWQNGRPGLTVAYGSVTAEVMVEKALALSQLNQPESVELGSNFQPFYPDLGESVPVEILVEWGKEAIALIRDAYPDVVCNGDWECDIETTRLVNTKGLDCYYTDTTLSCYVSAEWVRGDDFLSVSDGQTKRGKLHPKILANQILQRLIWARENVSPPNGRVPILFTSKAADMLWGTVQAALNGKLVLELASPWAEHLGNQVVAPSLTLYQDPQAGPYSCPFDDEGTPTKSLVFIENGTLQHFYGDRTTGRQLGTDTTGNGFRPGLGSYPTPGLFNFLIQPGSTSLPNLIQQLDDGLIVDQMLGGDGSISGDFSINVDLGYRVQNGHVIGRVKDTMVAGNVYTALKQLVTLGNDGDWNGSCYTPSLIVEGLSTTGRSN; this comes from the coding sequence ATGGGTTCTGAAAATTTGTCACAAGATACACTAGCAGAACAGCTGCTGGAACTAGCCATAAAATCTGGAGCCGAAGCAGCTGAGGTGTATCAGTCGCGATCGCTTTCTCGTCCAGTGTTTTTTGAGGCAAACCGACTCAAACAGCTAGAAACCAACCAATCTGAAGGTACAGCACTACGACTTTGGCAAAACGGCCGTCCGGGACTTACGGTGGCTTACGGTTCTGTCACAGCCGAAGTAATGGTGGAAAAAGCTCTGGCACTAAGTCAACTGAATCAACCAGAATCAGTTGAATTAGGCTCTAACTTTCAGCCTTTCTACCCAGATTTAGGGGAAAGCGTACCGGTAGAGATTTTGGTAGAGTGGGGCAAAGAAGCGATCGCACTCATCCGCGATGCCTATCCCGATGTTGTGTGCAATGGTGACTGGGAATGTGATATTGAAACCACTAGACTGGTCAACACTAAAGGTTTAGATTGTTACTATACTGATACTACCCTCAGCTGCTATGTATCGGCAGAATGGGTGCGGGGCGATGATTTTTTAAGTGTTTCAGATGGTCAAACCAAGCGAGGAAAACTCCACCCGAAAATATTAGCTAACCAAATTTTACAACGGTTAATTTGGGCTAGAGAAAATGTCTCACCTCCTAATGGTCGTGTGCCGATTTTGTTCACTTCTAAAGCTGCTGATATGCTTTGGGGGACTGTACAAGCAGCTTTGAACGGGAAGCTCGTCTTAGAATTAGCTTCTCCTTGGGCAGAACATCTGGGCAACCAAGTAGTTGCACCCAGTCTCACCCTCTACCAAGATCCCCAAGCTGGCCCTTACAGTTGCCCTTTTGATGATGAAGGCACTCCGACTAAATCTTTAGTATTTATCGAAAATGGTACTTTACAGCATTTCTATGGCGATCGCACCACCGGTCGCCAACTGGGTACTGACACCACTGGAAACGGTTTTCGCCCTGGTTTAGGTAGCTATCCCACCCCTGGATTATTTAATTTTCTGATCCAGCCAGGTTCGACATCACTACCAAATTTAATTCAACAACTAGATGATGGCTTAATTGTGGATCAAATGCTGGGTGGTGATGGCAGTATTTCGGGAGATTTTTCGATCAATGTTGATTTAGGCTACCGCGTCCAAAATGGTCACGTAATTGGACGCGTTAAGGATACTATGGTTGCAGGTAATGTCTACACAGCCCTAAAACAATTGGTTACACTCGGCAATGATGGTGATTGGAATGGTTCTTGTTATACTCCATCTCTGATAGTAGAAGGGCTATCCACCACGGGGAGAAGCAATTAA
- a CDS encoding bifunctional sterol desaturase/short chain dehydrogenase codes for MIKMLVENLIAIETTLQINWVWLNVSLQFACWGLFSLLLAEILRDSYHALCHQVNWLAKWHNKHHSAYRRDLSIVSLKIYQESQLYHDILESSLLLVILVVIALIVQQMGLWLGVAYGSTFLYGASVRYFQGKIDTDYNHLPGPLETIPSIWWVNRSYHWRHHFDDVNAYYSGVFPLVDKILGTGLSLKGKTIALTGASGALGQALVAELVKNNAKVVALTTNPEKLIEQVGVKVVPWQLGNEAELRNSLEKVDILIINHGINVYASRTPEAINSSYEVNTFSALRLMDIFLTTVTGPQAKATKEIWVNTSEAEVSPALSPLYELSKRSLGDIVTLKRLDGDCVIRKLILGPFKSQLNPYGVMSAQQVARAILFFARRDFRNIIVAINPLTYLLFPLKETSTSLYYRVFSRTAKNQQDLRKADS; via the coding sequence ATGATAAAAATGCTAGTTGAAAACTTGATTGCAATTGAGACAACATTACAAATTAATTGGGTTTGGCTCAATGTGAGCTTACAATTTGCTTGTTGGGGCCTCTTTTCACTTTTACTCGCTGAGATTTTGAGAGATAGCTACCATGCTTTGTGTCACCAAGTCAATTGGCTTGCTAAATGGCACAATAAGCACCATAGCGCCTATCGCCGGGATTTATCAATAGTTTCCCTGAAAATTTACCAAGAATCCCAACTCTATCACGACATTTTAGAATCGAGTTTACTGCTAGTGATATTGGTAGTCATTGCCTTAATTGTTCAACAAATGGGGTTATGGCTGGGAGTAGCTTATGGTTCCACCTTCTTGTATGGCGCGTCTGTACGATATTTCCAGGGAAAAATTGATACAGACTACAACCACCTCCCCGGCCCTTTAGAGACTATTCCCTCCATTTGGTGGGTGAATCGGTCTTACCATTGGCGGCATCATTTTGATGATGTCAACGCTTACTACAGTGGTGTCTTTCCCTTAGTGGATAAAATTCTTGGCACAGGACTGTCTCTCAAAGGGAAAACCATCGCTTTAACTGGAGCATCAGGAGCGTTGGGACAAGCATTAGTAGCTGAACTTGTCAAGAATAATGCTAAAGTCGTGGCATTAACTACTAATCCCGAAAAATTAATAGAACAAGTTGGGGTGAAAGTAGTTCCGTGGCAATTAGGTAATGAAGCCGAACTGAGGAATAGTTTAGAGAAAGTAGATATTTTAATTATCAACCACGGAATCAATGTCTACGCCAGCCGCACACCAGAGGCTATCAACTCCTCCTATGAGGTGAATACCTTTTCAGCATTACGGTTGATGGATATATTTTTGACAACTGTGACAGGGCCACAAGCCAAAGCAACAAAGGAAATTTGGGTAAACACTTCTGAAGCTGAGGTTTCTCCAGCCTTGAGTCCACTTTATGAACTCAGCAAGCGATCGCTAGGTGATATTGTTACTCTCAAGCGTTTGGATGGGGATTGTGTGATTCGCAAGTTAATTCTTGGCCCGTTTAAAAGTCAACTCAATCCCTATGGGGTGATGTCTGCACAGCAAGTTGCTCGTGCCATTTTGTTTTTCGCTCGGCGAGATTTCCGAAATATTATTGTGGCAATAAATCCTCTTACCTATCTGCTATTTCCCTTAAAGGAAACCAGTACGTCACTATACTATCGAGTCTTCAGCCGGACAGCGAAAAATCAACAGGATTTACGCAAAGCTGATTCCTGA
- a CDS encoding polysaccharide deacetylase family protein produces the protein MINNKPSLLTSGKLVGLLILCGSFSLIFIMLNKIDIFQFKLKQTLNVNNIAANVGTQQRVQELKIGMLKSWQGEAQAKGFSDSVPSSFQGAIIESAKLSPPQKIIALTFDDGPWPESTAEVLDILKKNQIKGTFFVIGENVKNYPNLLKQEIAEGHVIGNHTWHHWYQFLNPQAAAYEIDHTADLIFKTTGLKTNLFRPPGGIMHNGVVDYARNSKYAIILWSSDSVDYSRPAVPKLIGNVFREARPGGIVLMHDGGGNRSKTVQALPEIIANFRNQGYRFVTIPELLEIQDKNQKLIVNQK, from the coding sequence GTGATTAATAATAAGCCGAGTCTTTTGACTTCAGGAAAATTAGTTGGGCTGCTTATCTTATGTGGTAGTTTTAGTCTGATTTTCATCATGTTGAACAAAATAGATATTTTTCAATTTAAATTGAAACAGACTCTAAATGTAAATAATATAGCGGCAAATGTAGGAACTCAACAGCGAGTTCAAGAACTCAAGATTGGGATGCTAAAAAGTTGGCAGGGAGAAGCACAAGCAAAAGGTTTTTCTGACTCTGTTCCATCAAGTTTCCAAGGTGCGATAATTGAGTCGGCAAAACTCTCTCCGCCTCAGAAAATCATTGCTTTAACCTTTGATGATGGCCCTTGGCCTGAAAGTACAGCAGAAGTCTTAGATATTCTCAAAAAAAATCAGATCAAAGGGACATTTTTTGTGATTGGAGAGAATGTAAAAAATTATCCTAACTTACTCAAACAGGAGATTGCGGAAGGTCATGTTATTGGCAACCACACCTGGCATCATTGGTATCAATTCTTGAATCCACAAGCTGCCGCTTATGAAATTGACCACACTGCCGACCTAATTTTTAAAACTACAGGCTTAAAAACAAATTTATTTCGACCACCTGGAGGAATTATGCATAATGGCGTGGTTGATTACGCTAGAAATAGCAAATACGCTATTATTTTGTGGTCATCTGACTCTGTAGACTATTCTCGTCCTGCTGTTCCAAAACTAATTGGTAATGTATTTAGAGAGGCAAGACCTGGTGGAATTGTGTTGATGCATGATGGTGGTGGTAATCGTTCTAAGACTGTACAAGCTTTACCAGAAATTATTGCCAATTTTCGCAATCAGGGCTATCGCTTTGTCACCATCCCTGAACTCTTAGAAATTCAAGATAAAAACCAAAAGTTGATTGTCAATCAAAAGTAA
- a CDS encoding Tab2/Atab2 family RNA-binding protein yields MGSIWEIDFYSRPILDDNQKKIWEVLVCESPLDIGTKPDSLFRYAQYCPSTQVNSGWLRTALQEAINQAGKAPIKIRFFRRQMNNMITKACQDIGIPAQPSRRTLVLNQWLEERMEEVYPQEPGYQKGTNPSVRLEKPLPQRLPDALEGQQWVFVTLDAADFAEMPEWEIGFGEAFPLELAKVSPEARIPGMLIFSPRALPLAGWMSGLELAFLRFDTSEEARLLLETGVNESWIVANITKPQVLAEAKGFEEAKQKANGVHFIGVQSDPKAESFAGFWLLQEVNL; encoded by the coding sequence ATGGGCAGCATTTGGGAAATCGATTTTTACTCTCGTCCGATTTTGGACGATAATCAGAAAAAAATTTGGGAAGTCTTAGTCTGCGAAAGCCCCTTGGATATCGGCACAAAACCAGATTCTTTGTTTCGCTACGCTCAATATTGTCCCAGTACTCAGGTAAATTCGGGCTGGTTGCGGACAGCATTGCAAGAGGCTATTAATCAAGCAGGAAAAGCACCAATTAAAATCCGCTTTTTCCGTCGCCAAATGAACAATATGATTACTAAAGCTTGCCAAGATATAGGCATTCCCGCCCAGCCTAGTCGCCGCACTTTGGTTCTCAACCAATGGTTAGAAGAGCGCATGGAGGAAGTGTATCCTCAAGAACCAGGGTATCAAAAGGGGACTAATCCCTCAGTCCGCTTGGAGAAACCTTTGCCGCAACGTTTACCGGATGCTTTGGAAGGACAGCAGTGGGTATTTGTTACCTTAGATGCTGCGGATTTTGCAGAGATGCCAGAGTGGGAAATTGGCTTTGGTGAAGCTTTTCCCTTAGAGTTGGCGAAAGTTTCACCAGAAGCCCGGATTCCTGGTATGTTAATTTTCTCACCGAGAGCATTGCCCTTGGCTGGCTGGATGTCTGGTTTGGAGTTGGCTTTCTTAAGATTTGACACCAGCGAAGAGGCGAGATTGCTTTTAGAAACTGGTGTAAATGAAAGCTGGATTGTGGCAAATATCACAAAACCTCAAGTCTTAGCAGAGGCTAAAGGTTTTGAGGAAGCGAAGCAAAAAGCTAACGGAGTGCATTTCATTGGTGTACAGTCAGATCCAAAAGCAGAATCTTTTGCTGGTTTTTGGCTGTTACAAGAAGTTAATCTTTGA
- a CDS encoding HAD-IA family hydrolase has protein sequence MEQPKVIFLDAVGTLFDVKGSVGKVYSQIAEEFGVTVPAETLNTAFIKSFKAAPPPIFPDAELQDIPQREFDWWRIIALNTFENAGVLKEFSDFSAFFSELYIHFGTGEPWFVYPDVLPALINWRRLGVTLGVLSNFDSRIYSVLQSLGLREFFTSVTISTQVRAAKPDPQIFAIALDKHKCSPEAAWHIGDSIVEDYYAAKAAGLRGVWINRGN, from the coding sequence ATGGAACAACCGAAAGTTATTTTTTTAGATGCTGTGGGAACACTCTTCGATGTTAAAGGCAGTGTGGGTAAAGTTTATAGTCAGATCGCCGAGGAATTTGGTGTGACAGTTCCAGCCGAAACATTGAATACAGCTTTCATCAAAAGCTTTAAAGCCGCGCCACCACCGATATTTCCAGATGCAGAACTGCAAGATATTCCTCAGCGCGAGTTTGATTGGTGGCGGATAATTGCCCTGAACACTTTTGAAAATGCAGGAGTTCTCAAGGAATTTTCCGACTTCTCGGCTTTTTTTAGCGAACTTTACATCCACTTCGGTACTGGCGAACCGTGGTTTGTCTATCCCGATGTTTTACCAGCTTTAATCAACTGGCGGCGGTTGGGAGTTACTTTAGGGGTGCTGTCAAATTTTGATTCGCGGATTTATTCAGTATTACAAAGTTTGGGATTGAGAGAGTTTTTTACCTCCGTTACCATTTCTACCCAGGTACGTGCAGCTAAACCCGATCCTCAAATTTTTGCTATTGCCTTAGATAAACATAAATGTTCCCCGGAGGCGGCATGGCATATTGGCGATAGCATTGTTGAAGATTACTACGCGGCTAAAGCAGCTGGACTCAGAGGCGTTTGGATCAACCGGGGGAATTGA
- a CDS encoding NAD(P)/FAD-dependent oxidoreductase has protein sequence MTQETSRICILGGGFGGLYTALRLSQLPWESTQKPEIVLVDQSDRFLFSPLLYELLTGELQTWEIAPPFEELLQGTGVRFYQGVVSGIDIDQQRVNIEEGPQIPYDRLVLALGGETPLDLVPGATAYGYPFRTISDVYRLEERLRFLEESDADKIRVAIIGAGYSGVELACKLADRLGERGRFRIVEIADQILRTSPEFNREAAKKAIEARGIFIDLETKVESIEQNSISLEYKNQLDTIPVDLVIWTVGNKVAPVVQSLPLKQNQRGQIITTSNLQVIDRPEIFALGDLADSHDVEGQQVPATAQAAFQQADYTAWNIWASLTNRPLLPFHYQQLGEMMTLGKDNATLTGLGIKLDGPLASVARRMAYLYRLPTLDHQLKVGFNWLVRPIIESLSR, from the coding sequence ATGACTCAAGAAACTTCTAGAATTTGTATCCTTGGTGGAGGCTTTGGTGGTCTTTACACAGCCTTACGCTTAAGCCAGTTACCTTGGGAATCTACGCAAAAACCCGAAATTGTTCTGGTAGATCAAAGCGATCGCTTCCTATTCTCCCCTTTACTTTACGAATTACTTACTGGCGAACTGCAAACCTGGGAAATTGCCCCACCTTTTGAAGAACTTTTACAAGGCACTGGGGTGCGTTTTTATCAAGGCGTTGTGTCTGGAATTGACATCGACCAGCAACGGGTAAACATAGAGGAAGGGCCCCAAATCCCTTACGATCGCTTAGTGCTGGCGCTAGGAGGTGAAACACCACTAGATTTAGTCCCCGGTGCGACAGCCTACGGCTACCCATTCCGCACCATATCTGATGTCTATCGTTTAGAAGAACGCCTCCGATTTTTAGAAGAATCCGATGCTGATAAAATTCGGGTGGCAATTATTGGCGCTGGCTACAGTGGTGTTGAGTTAGCCTGTAAGTTAGCCGATAGACTCGGTGAAAGAGGACGTTTTCGCATCGTTGAAATCGCCGATCAAATTTTGCGAACTTCCCCAGAGTTTAATCGGGAAGCAGCAAAAAAAGCAATAGAAGCCCGTGGTATATTTATCGATTTAGAAACCAAAGTTGAGTCAATAGAGCAAAATAGCATCTCTCTAGAGTACAAAAACCAGTTAGATACGATTCCCGTAGATTTGGTAATTTGGACTGTGGGAAATAAGGTTGCGCCCGTAGTGCAATCTCTTCCCCTGAAGCAAAACCAGCGTGGTCAAATCATCACTACATCCAATCTACAAGTCATCGATCGTCCAGAAATCTTTGCTTTGGGAGATTTAGCAGACTCTCATGATGTTGAAGGACAGCAAGTCCCAGCCACGGCACAAGCGGCTTTTCAACAAGCTGATTATACTGCTTGGAATATCTGGGCAAGTCTCACTAATCGTCCCCTCCTTCCTTTCCACTACCAACAATTAGGAGAAATGATGACATTGGGCAAAGACAATGCCACCCTTACTGGTTTAGGAATTAAACTAGATGGGCCCTTGGCATCCGTCGCTCGTCGCATGGCTTATTTATATAGATTACCAACTTTAGACCATCAACTCAAAGTTGGTTTTAATTGGTTAGTGCGTCCAATCATAGAAAGTTTATCTCGGTAA